In a single window of the Synechococcus sp. HK05 genome:
- a CDS encoding AraC family transcriptional regulator: MATLAAYVAEHYASPLRMADLARHCHVSVRTLQNLCHAHCGEAPLKALRRFRLHQLHAQVLARPWTPLRQHYLNCGLTGSLADRDLFLEMYGVTVREHQDGCRYKSSINPAAGEMARSA; this comes from the coding sequence ATGGCAACCCTGGCTGCCTATGTGGCCGAGCACTACGCCAGCCCCCTGCGGATGGCCGACTTGGCCCGCCATTGCCATGTGAGCGTGCGAACGCTGCAGAACCTTTGCCATGCCCACTGCGGTGAAGCACCCCTGAAGGCCCTACGCCGCTTCCGCTTGCATCAATTGCATGCCCAAGTGCTGGCACGCCCCTGGACGCCCCTGCGCCAGCACTATCTCAATTGCGGCCTCACCGGCTCATTGGCCGATCGCGATTTATTCCTCGAGATGTATGGCGTCACCGTGCGTGAGCATCAAGATGGCTGCCGCTACAAAAGCTCCATCAACCCCGCTGCTGGCGAGATGGCCCGCAGCGCTTAA
- a CDS encoding universal stress protein, with amino-acid sequence MVRHLLVPIDGSELSDGAVRTALELAKPIGAQVSFFHVQPSYYGRPDVAIYGEGLVLDPALSEQFSQANARFAATILEKALEQARSAGVEASSDTCVCPLVHEAILEAADRLGCDLIAMASHGRRGLAGLLIGSETQRVLTHAKLPVLVIPAQAPQA; translated from the coding sequence ATGGTTCGTCATCTGTTGGTGCCGATCGACGGCTCTGAGCTGTCGGATGGGGCCGTGCGCACCGCCTTGGAGCTGGCCAAGCCCATCGGCGCGCAGGTGAGCTTCTTCCATGTGCAGCCCAGCTACTACGGGCGCCCGGATGTGGCCATCTACGGCGAAGGCTTGGTGCTGGATCCAGCCCTGAGCGAGCAGTTCAGCCAGGCCAATGCCCGCTTCGCCGCCACCATCCTGGAGAAGGCCCTGGAGCAGGCGCGATCAGCCGGCGTGGAGGCCTCAAGCGACACCTGCGTGTGCCCGCTGGTGCATGAGGCGATCCTTGAAGCAGCCGATCGGTTGGGGTGCGATCTGATTGCGATGGCCTCCCATGGCCGCCGCGGCTTGGCGGGGTTGTTGATCGGTAGCGAAACCCAGCGGGTGCTCACCCACGCCAAGCTCCCGGTGCTGGTGATTCCGGCTCAGGCCCCCCAGGCCTAA
- a CDS encoding carbohydrate porin, producing MAAPRTSGMRTLRRGLPALLAAIALAGPIPAGAQEPEPETLALANDWPTLQTLLQLPDWMDLQFSVTAEPLFNPIGGERSAGSWIQQSSLELNLGSGLNQPSSSWSEFEHWQLRVVVNHDAGDAFYNSAIGALFPLQQVAYPAGFYGTEASIERKAGEGWLSFKAGILPLNPDFVEVPIFGNYVHSAFNNTLNILVADLPISPFSAFGGVVSGHPSKEITVRYGLFDLSSTDLISRWLGVTNSGVGPSVGTAQFLQLDLEPASMTAAPLKACRSERGVQRQKAACSTPVSVQNQLPNGLISLGGFLTSANGNGIYGSVTLPSGLPLGLADRLWIGGAYSPDSSLDVAPTFVGGGLVIQGPLPSRPLDVALFGIGRGGLSNQLSDSPYEGMLELGYRIQLNESFNLQPTLQWIFNPSGAPQPVPGILAAGVQLQLNF from the coding sequence GTGGCCGCACCTCGCACCTCCGGCATGCGCACGCTCCGCCGCGGCCTGCCAGCCCTGCTGGCTGCCATCGCCCTGGCGGGGCCCATCCCAGCCGGCGCCCAGGAGCCTGAGCCCGAAACCCTGGCGCTCGCCAACGACTGGCCCACGCTGCAAACGCTGCTGCAGCTGCCCGACTGGATGGATCTGCAGTTCAGCGTGACCGCTGAGCCGCTGTTCAATCCCATCGGTGGCGAACGCTCCGCCGGCAGCTGGATTCAACAAAGCAGCCTCGAGCTCAACCTCGGCAGTGGCCTCAACCAACCCAGCAGCAGCTGGAGCGAGTTCGAGCATTGGCAGTTGCGCGTTGTGGTGAATCACGACGCCGGCGACGCCTTCTACAACAGCGCCATCGGCGCCCTGTTCCCCCTCCAGCAGGTGGCCTATCCAGCCGGCTTCTACGGCACGGAGGCCTCGATTGAGCGCAAGGCTGGAGAGGGCTGGCTGAGCTTCAAGGCGGGGATCCTGCCACTCAACCCGGATTTCGTGGAAGTGCCGATCTTCGGCAACTACGTGCACTCGGCGTTCAACAACACCCTCAACATCTTGGTGGCGGATCTGCCGATCAGCCCCTTCAGCGCCTTCGGTGGGGTGGTAAGTGGCCATCCCAGCAAGGAGATCACCGTGCGCTACGGGCTGTTCGATCTGAGCAGCACCGATTTGATCTCCCGCTGGTTGGGGGTGACCAATAGCGGGGTTGGCCCCAGCGTGGGCACGGCGCAGTTTCTGCAGCTCGATCTCGAGCCGGCCTCGATGACGGCGGCTCCGCTGAAGGCCTGCCGCAGCGAGCGTGGCGTTCAACGCCAGAAAGCTGCCTGCAGCACACCGGTGAGCGTGCAAAACCAACTGCCCAATGGTTTGATCAGCCTGGGGGGCTTTCTCACCAGCGCCAACGGCAATGGGATCTACGGGAGCGTGACGCTCCCCAGCGGCTTGCCCCTGGGCCTGGCGGATCGCCTTTGGATCGGCGGCGCCTATTCCCCCGACTCGAGCCTCGATGTGGCCCCCACCTTTGTGGGCGGTGGCCTGGTGATTCAGGGCCCCCTACCCAGCCGGCCCCTGGATGTGGCCCTGTTCGGCATCGGCCGCGGCGGCCTCAGCAACCAGCTCAGCGATAGCCCCTACGAAGGAATGCTCGAACTGGGCTATCGCATCCAGTTGAACGAGAGCTTCAACCTGCAGCCCACCCTCCAGTGGATCTTTAATCCCAGCGGCGCCCCCCAGCCGGTGCCGGGGATCCTGGCGGCGGGTGTGCAACTGCAGCTCAACTTTTAA
- a CDS encoding ParB-like protein produces the protein MALRLPPYQPLPAPADELLEVPLAALHPTQLCVGMAEIRSRQADFAADDPKERRRYLKRKPTPLVRSASGELWMVDRHHRLRALLELDPSATAFGYVALQLEVSERQAVLEQLHQRGWLYLYDGRGLGPLHPTALPTSLAGTQDDPYRSLVWKLKREGLVAAAPLIPFHEFRWGAWLRSRNLPHFSSERLEPALPAARALVRSQAASHLAGWIAA, from the coding sequence ATGGCGTTGCGGTTGCCCCCCTACCAACCCCTTCCGGCTCCTGCCGACGAGCTGCTGGAGGTGCCCCTCGCGGCGCTCCATCCCACGCAGCTGTGCGTAGGCATGGCCGAGATCCGCAGCCGCCAGGCGGATTTCGCGGCCGATGACCCCAAGGAGCGGCGCCGCTACCTCAAGCGCAAACCCACGCCTTTGGTGCGGAGCGCCTCCGGTGAGCTGTGGATGGTGGATCGCCATCACCGCCTGCGGGCCTTGCTGGAGCTCGACCCCTCGGCCACCGCCTTTGGTTATGTGGCCTTGCAGCTGGAGGTGTCTGAGCGCCAGGCGGTGCTTGAGCAGCTGCACCAGCGGGGTTGGCTCTACCTCTACGACGGCCGCGGCCTTGGGCCGCTGCATCCCACCGCGTTGCCCACCAGCCTCGCTGGCACCCAGGACGACCCCTACCGCAGCCTGGTGTGGAAGCTCAAGCGCGAGGGCCTGGTGGCCGCAGCTCCGCTGATCCCCTTTCATGAGTTCCGCTGGGGAGCCTGGCTGCGCAGCCGCAACCTGCCGCACTTCAGCTCGGAGCGGCTGGAGCCCGCCTTGCCGGCGGCGCGGGCGCTGGTGCGTTCCCAAGCGGCTTCCCATTTGGCTGGTTGGATCGCTGCTTAG
- a CDS encoding DUF2808 domain-containing protein — protein sequence MVNPWIVPAVVALQLAAAPVQALELDGQTWFRRPPWKVTFTNYYAYVGQTAATYYFTVTLPEQAGAGLGSLVIQQTRGVDRSFQFAADRTRAFVGLPRREGAVIPVQAAFNPEQRRITVQFPQPPQPGQTITVALKPWNNPFQADTYMFAVQALPAGPNPVASSLGFATMPIFDGVRF from the coding sequence ATGGTCAACCCCTGGATCGTGCCGGCGGTGGTGGCGCTGCAGCTGGCGGCCGCACCGGTTCAGGCCCTTGAGCTCGATGGCCAAACCTGGTTTAGGCGCCCCCCCTGGAAGGTGACCTTCACCAACTACTACGCCTATGTGGGCCAGACCGCGGCCACCTACTACTTCACCGTGACCCTGCCGGAGCAGGCCGGCGCCGGCCTCGGCAGTTTGGTGATTCAGCAAACCCGTGGGGTGGACCGCAGTTTCCAGTTTGCAGCGGATCGCACCCGCGCCTTTGTGGGCTTGCCCCGCCGGGAGGGGGCTGTGATTCCTGTGCAGGCGGCGTTCAACCCAGAGCAGCGCCGCATCACGGTGCAATTCCCGCAGCCGCCCCAGCCGGGACAAACGATCACGGTGGCGCTCAAGCCCTGGAATAACCCCTTCCAGGCGGATACCTACATGTTTGCGGTGCAGGCGCTACCGGCGGGCCCCAATCCGGTGGCGTCGTCGCTGGGCTTCGCCACGATGCCGATCTTTGATGGCGTCCGGTTTTAA
- a CDS encoding SgcJ/EcaC family oxidoreductase gives MLLWLGWAAPALAAQACTPISEREVAQLFDQWNSALASGDPDQVVALYSGDALLLPTLSPEPRTTPAGIRDYFVGFLAGEPQGHIDSRSIQLGCNEAMSAGTYSFRFADGHQAKARYTFVYVFSDGRWQIQHHHSSLLPSA, from the coding sequence GTGTTGCTCTGGCTGGGCTGGGCTGCGCCCGCCCTCGCCGCCCAGGCCTGCACCCCCATCAGCGAGCGGGAGGTGGCCCAGTTGTTTGACCAGTGGAACAGCGCCTTGGCCAGCGGTGATCCCGATCAGGTGGTGGCGCTCTACAGCGGCGATGCACTGCTGCTGCCCACCCTCTCGCCCGAACCGCGCACCACCCCCGCCGGCATCCGGGATTACTTCGTGGGATTTCTGGCCGGAGAGCCCCAGGGCCACATCGACAGCCGCAGCATCCAGCTGGGCTGCAATGAGGCGATGAGCGCCGGCACCTACAGCTTCCGCTTTGCCGATGGCCATCAGGCGAAGGCTCGCTACACCTTTGTGTATGTGTTCAGCGATGGGCGCTGGCAGATTCAGCACCACCACTCCTCGCTGCTGCCCAGCGCTTAA
- a CDS encoding peptide ligase PGM1-related protein produces MALSFRELQAQLQPDWGCEHNGDGGQFDVLVVPSLSMDQALMALVTGAHHYEERQLFALMRLRDPGVRAIYVTSKLLPELVVDAVLELMPGVPTSHARRRLHLFDTDDASNRPLTAKLLERPALLGRIRELLRPGRSFISCFVVTELEKQLSELLQVPLLGTDPALGYWGSKAGSRALFARCGVPHPPGSDLAHNLSDLAEATADLWEAHPELRRCVVKLNEGISGEGNACLELAALPLAELSGRERRSRLRAALEQLPMPAALWQELLADQGALVEAWLDGGEALSSPSVQGTIHPGGAVELVSTHEQILGGAGGQTYLGCRFPADDVYRLELMRYGQAVGEALAAEGALERYAVDFIARRLHGTWDLQAIEVNLRQGGTTHPTMALRAITTGQLDPATGLFMAPTGQAVYYTATDNLTDPQLRGLLPADLIDIVAEADLHYDPARLRGSVFHLLGCLSEYGKLGMTCIGRSAAEAEAVYQATADGLIGRARELQAGG; encoded by the coding sequence ATGGCCCTGTCGTTCCGGGAGCTTCAAGCGCAGCTGCAACCCGACTGGGGCTGTGAGCACAACGGCGATGGGGGCCAGTTCGATGTGCTGGTGGTGCCCTCCCTCTCGATGGACCAGGCCCTGATGGCGCTGGTGACCGGCGCCCACCACTACGAGGAGCGCCAGTTGTTCGCGCTGATGCGCCTGCGGGATCCAGGGGTGCGGGCCATCTACGTGACCAGCAAACTCCTGCCGGAGTTGGTGGTGGATGCGGTGCTCGAGCTGATGCCGGGCGTGCCCACCTCCCACGCGCGCCGGCGCCTGCATCTGTTCGACACCGACGACGCCTCCAACCGTCCCCTCACCGCCAAGCTGCTGGAGCGGCCCGCCCTGCTCGGCCGCATCCGCGAGCTGCTGCGCCCCGGCCGCAGCTTCATCAGCTGCTTTGTGGTGACGGAGCTGGAAAAACAGCTCTCGGAGCTGTTGCAGGTGCCGCTGCTCGGCACAGACCCTGCCCTGGGCTACTGGGGCAGCAAGGCCGGAAGCCGCGCCCTGTTTGCGCGCTGCGGCGTGCCCCATCCCCCCGGCAGCGACCTTGCCCACAACCTCAGCGACCTAGCGGAGGCCACGGCCGACCTCTGGGAAGCGCACCCCGAGCTGCGCCGCTGTGTGGTGAAGCTCAATGAGGGAATCAGCGGCGAGGGCAACGCCTGCCTGGAGCTCGCGGCCTTGCCCTTGGCGGAGCTCAGCGGCCGTGAACGGCGCTCGCGCCTGCGGGCCGCCCTGGAGCAGTTGCCGATGCCGGCCGCGTTGTGGCAGGAGCTGTTGGCCGATCAGGGGGCCTTGGTGGAAGCCTGGCTCGATGGCGGCGAGGCCCTCAGCTCCCCCAGCGTGCAGGGCACGATCCACCCGGGCGGGGCGGTGGAGCTGGTCTCCACCCATGAGCAGATCCTCGGTGGCGCCGGCGGGCAGACCTACCTGGGCTGCCGCTTTCCCGCCGACGACGTCTACCGCCTGGAGCTGATGCGCTACGGCCAGGCGGTGGGAGAAGCCCTCGCCGCTGAAGGCGCCCTGGAACGCTACGCCGTGGATTTCATCGCCCGCCGCCTCCATGGCACCTGGGACCTGCAGGCGATTGAGGTAAACCTGCGCCAGGGGGGCACAACGCACCCCACCATGGCCCTGCGGGCGATCACCACCGGCCAGCTGGATCCGGCCACGGGACTGTTCATGGCCCCCACCGGCCAGGCGGTTTACTACACCGCCACCGACAACCTCACCGATCCACAGCTGCGGGGCCTGCTGCCGGCCGATCTGATCGACATCGTGGCCGAAGCCGATCTGCATTACGACCCAGCCCGGCTGCGGGGCAGCGTGTTTCACCTGTTGGGTTGCCTATCGGAATACGGCAAGCTCGGCATGACCTGCATCGGCCGCAGCGCCGCAGAAGCCGAAGCGGTGTACCAAGCCACCGCCGATGGCCTGATCGGCCGGGCCCGCGAGCTGCAGGCAGGCGGTTAG
- a CDS encoding phycobilisome rod-core linker polypeptide: MALVQAPALGIERFAAGQRKESRPHASTDDQNAIIRAVYQQVLGGQYLMSNERLEGAESLFRNGYLNVRELVRTVAKSALYRARFFENCNPYRFIELNHKHLLGRAPHNKEEMLHHFTILQEQGYDAEIDSYLDSDEYNRKFGNDNVPHLHGWTYSAGHEGRQFSWLMQLARGAAASVKGDGSGTQFKLGQALHQNRPVPVAVSAASRYAHISTDGPFRAATASGSDLPVAELSSARRIDGTPAYGFRSQELLVSSPSAGAAGEGSRVVTITASGIANNRFVRHGAYTTRVPFSRMNEALQRVIRQGGRVVSVVVSGEAELAPVQASEAPKAAAKGRGRQKKG, translated from the coding sequence ATGGCTCTCGTTCAAGCACCTGCCCTGGGCATCGAGCGCTTCGCCGCTGGCCAACGCAAAGAAAGCCGGCCGCACGCCTCCACCGACGACCAGAACGCGATCATCCGTGCGGTGTATCAGCAGGTGCTGGGCGGCCAATATCTGATGAGCAATGAGCGCCTGGAAGGCGCTGAGTCGCTGTTCCGCAACGGCTACCTCAACGTGCGCGAGTTAGTGCGCACCGTGGCCAAGAGCGCGCTGTATCGCGCGCGCTTCTTCGAGAACTGCAACCCCTATCGCTTCATCGAGCTCAACCACAAACACTTGCTGGGCCGCGCTCCTCACAACAAAGAGGAGATGCTGCACCACTTCACGATCCTGCAAGAGCAGGGCTACGACGCTGAGATCGATTCCTACCTCGACAGCGACGAATACAACCGCAAGTTCGGCAACGACAACGTGCCGCACCTGCACGGCTGGACCTACTCCGCCGGCCATGAGGGGCGCCAGTTCTCCTGGCTGATGCAGCTGGCCCGCGGTGCCGCCGCATCCGTGAAAGGCGATGGCAGCGGCACCCAGTTCAAGCTGGGCCAGGCCCTGCATCAGAACCGCCCCGTGCCCGTCGCGGTGTCGGCCGCCAGCCGCTACGCCCACATCAGCACTGATGGCCCCTTCCGGGCCGCCACCGCCAGCGGCAGCGACCTGCCGGTGGCGGAGCTGAGCAGCGCCCGCCGCATCGATGGCACCCCCGCCTATGGCTTCCGCAGCCAGGAGCTCCTGGTGTCGAGCCCGAGCGCCGGTGCCGCCGGCGAGGGCAGCCGCGTGGTGACCATCACCGCCAGCGGCATCGCCAACAACCGCTTCGTGCGCCACGGCGCCTACACCACTCGCGTGCCCTTCAGCCGCATGAACGAGGCTCTGCAGCGGGTGATCCGCCAGGGCGGCCGCGTGGTGAGCGTGGTGGTGAGCGGCGAGGCTGAGCTGGCGCCAGTGCAGGCCTCAGAAGCGCCCAAAGCCGCAGCCAAGGGCCGCGGCCGCCAGAAGAAGGGCTGA